A region from the Streptomyces sp. 3214.6 genome encodes:
- a CDS encoding carbohydrate ABC transporter permease yields the protein MATLPALEKPPAVLTETPVTQPRKGFRKYWHLYAAISPFYLLFLCFGLIPVGFSLYLSFHRWDGLGSMEWAGLSQYQYLLSDSEFWSSIGTTIVIWALATFPMIFLAMVTAVMLNSAVRFKNLYRVAYFLPNVTSVVAIAIIFGSVFSTNFGLVNAFLQAIGFDQIAWLNTPWGIKVAIATLMTWQWTGYNAIIFLAGLQTIPGELYEAARMDGAGPVQTFFRITLPMMRPVLLFVLVVSTVTGLQSFSEPQVLLQNTSNDSTFSGGPGHAGRTMVLYFFQQTFDNNDFGYGAAVAWGIFLVVVLFSIINWRLVQRRGED from the coding sequence ATGGCCACCCTCCCCGCCCTGGAGAAGCCCCCGGCGGTTCTCACGGAGACACCCGTGACACAGCCCCGGAAAGGTTTCCGCAAGTACTGGCACCTCTACGCCGCGATCTCCCCTTTCTACCTGCTCTTTCTCTGTTTCGGCCTGATACCCGTCGGCTTCTCGCTCTATCTCTCGTTCCACCGCTGGGACGGCCTCGGCTCGATGGAGTGGGCGGGGCTGTCGCAGTACCAGTACCTGCTGAGCGACTCCGAGTTCTGGAGCTCGATCGGGACCACGATCGTCATCTGGGCGCTGGCCACCTTCCCCATGATCTTCCTGGCGATGGTGACGGCCGTGATGCTCAACTCGGCGGTCCGTTTCAAGAACCTCTACCGCGTTGCCTACTTCCTGCCGAACGTCACCTCGGTCGTGGCGATCGCGATCATCTTCGGTTCGGTCTTCTCCACCAACTTCGGTCTCGTCAACGCGTTCCTTCAGGCGATCGGTTTCGACCAGATCGCCTGGCTCAACACCCCGTGGGGCATCAAGGTCGCCATCGCGACACTGATGACCTGGCAGTGGACCGGTTACAACGCGATCATCTTCCTCGCCGGGCTCCAGACCATCCCGGGCGAGCTGTACGAGGCGGCGCGGATGGACGGCGCGGGCCCCGTGCAGACGTTCTTCCGGATCACGCTGCCGATGATGCGTCCGGTGCTGCTGTTCGTGCTCGTCGTGTCGACGGTCACCGGTCTGCAGAGCTTCTCCGAACCCCAGGTCCTGCTGCAGAACACCTCGAACGACTCGACGTTCTCGGGCGGGCCCGGCCACGCCGGCCGGACCATGGTCCTCTACTTCTTCCAGCAGACCTTCGACAACAACGACTTCGGCTACGGCGCCGCCGTGGCATGGGGCATCTTCCTCGTCGTCGTCCTCTTCTCGATCATCAACTGGCGTCTGGTGCAGCGCCGGGGCGAAGACTAG
- a CDS encoding carbohydrate ABC transporter permease codes for MTSIQETRPRRTKRIDGSLRRGLALHASLVLGVLLSAFPFYWAVIMSTHTSSEIFSYPPKLLPGTHFLENVRNLFDNIDFFGSMFNSLLVAGSVTFLVLFFDSLAAFVFAKFEFPGKRLLFVLLMFIFMVPAQLQAIPQFVIMAKLGWIGSMTALIVPAAANAFGIFWMRQYMTGAIHDELLDASRIDGANFLRQYWHVALPVVRPGLAFLGIFTFMGQWNDYAWPLIALTNPDNVTLQVALSQLNGTHGTTDYGMVMTGALLALVPLLIVFAIGARQMIGDLAKGAIK; via the coding sequence ATGACATCCATCCAAGAAACCAGGCCCCGGCGTACCAAGAGGATCGACGGGTCGCTGCGCAGAGGGCTGGCGCTGCACGCGAGCCTCGTCCTCGGCGTCCTGCTCTCGGCCTTCCCGTTCTACTGGGCCGTGATCATGTCGACGCACACGTCGTCGGAGATCTTCTCCTACCCGCCCAAGCTGCTGCCGGGCACCCACTTCCTGGAAAACGTCCGCAACCTTTTCGACAACATCGATTTCTTCGGCTCGATGTTCAACTCGCTGCTGGTCGCGGGTTCGGTGACGTTCCTGGTCCTGTTCTTCGACTCGCTGGCGGCCTTCGTCTTCGCCAAGTTCGAGTTCCCGGGCAAGCGGCTGCTGTTCGTGTTGCTCATGTTCATCTTCATGGTGCCGGCACAGCTCCAGGCGATCCCCCAGTTCGTGATCATGGCGAAGCTCGGCTGGATCGGCTCGATGACGGCGCTGATCGTGCCGGCGGCCGCCAACGCGTTCGGCATCTTCTGGATGCGCCAGTACATGACGGGCGCGATCCACGACGAACTCCTCGACGCCTCCCGCATCGACGGCGCGAACTTCCTGCGCCAGTACTGGCACGTGGCCCTCCCGGTGGTCCGGCCGGGCCTCGCGTTCCTCGGCATCTTCACGTTCATGGGCCAGTGGAACGACTACGCCTGGCCCCTGATCGCCCTCACCAACCCGGACAACGTGACCCTCCAGGTCGCCCTGTCCCAGCTCAACGGCACCCACGGCACCACGGACTACGGAATGGTCATGACCGGCGCACTGCTCGCCCTCGTCCCGCTGCTGATCGTGTTCGCGATCGGCGCCCGCCAGATGATCGGGGACCTCGCCAAGGGAGCGATCAAGTGA
- a CDS encoding glycoside hydrolase family 2 TIM barrel-domain containing protein produces the protein MTDPLLALRPWEAPEVTSWGRLPMNAVDRRTGAHSLDGDWRFRLLSAPDAPVGGPWSTATVPGVWTMQGTDDLPRYLNIRMPYAEFPPLSPAGNPTGVYEREIDVPAEWAGRRIVLQVGAAESVLLAHVDGRPVGVSKDSHLAAEFDLSSVVRPGGRSVLRLTVVKWSDASHIEDQDHWWHGGITRSVLLYATDPLHLADVTVRAGQDGELRVDCQVRRAGGGALPEGWYVSGDLDGLPVTQDAAFDLANAEDERVSDFLGEARLTARVPEVRTWTAETPELYGLTVRLHRADGTVADTSRHRVGFRDVEIVGRDLLVNGERIFVRGVNRHDFHPLTGRTVSYDDMRADLVLLKRFGFNAIRTAHYPNDPTLYDLADEIGFYVVDEADIESHDHAHEIADDPRYLNAFVDRVSRMVLRDKNHPSVIIWSLGNESDYGANHDAAAGWVRRHDPTRPLQYEGAAKRGWADPGLASDIACPMYAPLEDCVAHALSGQQTKPLIQCEYSHAMGNSNGTLADHWAAIEATPGLQGGFIWEFWDHGILQSVNDGRPVGRGGAGLYDNGVAAPGYRWAYGGDFGEKDHDGAFIADGVVFPDRTPKPVMYEHRELAAPLRLQGFRHEGLVLSNHQHFRGLEWLAGEWELSLAHGGTLTATAELPDLRPGETTVVPLPFALPEDGGEAWLTLRVTTAQDLPWAPRGTEVCAPQVQLRAAAPAEEPVGSGRVEIDADGLLVHPLLTAAPTLSLWRAPTDNDELGGMALRWRTWGLDSLVRKLLSVHQEGDGVSVLSEYAGTTGVVRHRQVFTPVEGGVRIDEQAELPEEFDDVARVGSVFETVAGLDLLEWFGQGPWESYPDRSGGAPVGHHSVPVDELFTPYLRPQESGGRHGVRRFTLSAPDATGLAVTLDEPRQVSVTRYRAEDLTAVSHHDELVPRAGCVVHLDAAHRGLGTASCGPDTFPSYLVAPGVHRWSWTLRVL, from the coding sequence GTGACGGACCCGCTGCTGGCGCTGCGCCCGTGGGAGGCACCCGAGGTGACCTCCTGGGGCCGGCTGCCCATGAACGCCGTCGACCGGCGCACCGGAGCACACTCCCTGGACGGCGACTGGCGTTTTCGGTTGCTGTCCGCTCCGGACGCGCCGGTCGGCGGTCCCTGGTCGACGGCGACCGTGCCCGGCGTATGGACCATGCAGGGCACGGACGACCTTCCGCGGTATCTGAACATCCGGATGCCGTATGCGGAATTTCCTCCCCTGTCGCCGGCCGGCAATCCGACCGGGGTGTACGAGCGGGAGATCGACGTCCCCGCCGAGTGGGCAGGGCGCCGGATCGTGCTCCAGGTCGGGGCCGCCGAGAGCGTGCTGCTGGCGCACGTGGACGGGCGGCCCGTCGGCGTCTCCAAGGACTCCCATCTGGCGGCCGAGTTCGACCTGTCGAGCGTCGTGCGCCCCGGCGGGAGGTCCGTGCTGCGGCTGACGGTCGTCAAGTGGTCGGACGCCTCGCACATCGAGGACCAGGACCACTGGTGGCACGGCGGGATCACCCGCTCGGTGCTGCTGTACGCCACCGACCCGCTGCACCTGGCCGACGTGACCGTGCGGGCGGGGCAGGACGGTGAACTGCGCGTCGACTGCCAGGTACGGCGCGCCGGCGGCGGGGCGCTGCCCGAGGGCTGGTACGTCAGCGGGGACCTGGACGGGCTGCCGGTGACCCAGGACGCCGCGTTCGACCTGGCCAACGCCGAGGACGAGCGTGTCTCCGACTTCCTCGGCGAGGCCCGGCTGACCGCACGCGTGCCCGAGGTGCGCACCTGGACGGCCGAGACGCCCGAGCTGTACGGCCTGACGGTCCGGCTGCACCGCGCCGACGGCACCGTCGCCGACACCTCCCGGCACCGCGTCGGCTTCCGCGACGTCGAGATCGTCGGCCGGGACCTGCTGGTCAACGGCGAGCGGATCTTCGTCCGGGGCGTCAACCGGCACGACTTCCACCCGCTGACGGGGCGGACGGTGTCGTACGACGACATGCGCGCGGACCTGGTCCTGCTCAAGCGTTTCGGCTTCAACGCGATCCGCACCGCCCACTACCCCAACGACCCGACGCTGTACGACCTGGCCGACGAAATCGGTTTCTACGTCGTCGACGAGGCGGACATCGAGTCGCACGACCACGCCCACGAGATCGCCGACGACCCGCGCTATCTGAACGCCTTCGTCGACCGGGTCTCGCGCATGGTGCTGCGCGACAAGAACCATCCGTCGGTCATCATCTGGTCGCTGGGCAACGAGTCCGACTACGGCGCGAACCACGACGCGGCCGCCGGCTGGGTGCGCCGGCACGATCCGACCCGGCCGCTGCAGTACGAGGGGGCCGCCAAGCGCGGCTGGGCGGATCCGGGGCTCGCCTCCGACATCGCCTGCCCGATGTACGCGCCGCTGGAGGACTGCGTCGCGCACGCGCTGTCCGGGCAGCAGACCAAGCCGCTCATCCAGTGCGAGTACTCCCACGCGATGGGCAACAGCAACGGCACGCTGGCCGACCACTGGGCCGCCATCGAGGCAACCCCGGGTCTTCAGGGCGGGTTCATCTGGGAGTTCTGGGACCACGGAATCCTTCAGTCCGTGAACGACGGAAGACCGGTCGGGCGTGGGGGCGCCGGGCTCTACGACAACGGTGTCGCCGCACCCGGGTACCGCTGGGCGTACGGCGGCGACTTCGGCGAGAAGGACCATGACGGCGCGTTCATCGCCGACGGCGTCGTCTTCCCGGACCGCACTCCGAAGCCGGTGATGTACGAACACCGTGAGCTCGCCGCGCCCCTGCGGCTCCAGGGCTTCCGGCACGAGGGGCTGGTCCTCTCCAACCACCAGCACTTCCGCGGCCTGGAGTGGCTCGCCGGCGAGTGGGAGCTGTCTCTCGCCCACGGCGGGACGCTCACCGCGACGGCCGAGCTGCCCGACCTGCGGCCGGGCGAGACGACCGTGGTGCCGCTGCCGTTCGCGCTGCCCGAGGACGGCGGCGAGGCATGGCTGACGCTGCGGGTGACGACGGCGCAGGACCTGCCGTGGGCGCCGCGCGGCACGGAGGTGTGCGCACCGCAGGTGCAGCTCCGAGCGGCCGCTCCGGCCGAGGAACCGGTGGGATCCGGTCGGGTCGAGATCGACGCCGACGGACTCCTCGTCCACCCTCTGCTGACCGCCGCGCCCACGCTGTCGCTGTGGCGGGCGCCCACCGACAACGACGAGCTGGGCGGGATGGCGCTGCGCTGGCGGACGTGGGGCCTGGACTCCCTCGTGCGCAAGCTGCTCTCGGTCCACCAGGAGGGCGACGGGGTGAGCGTGCTCTCCGAGTACGCCGGCACCACCGGCGTCGTCCGGCACCGGCAGGTGTTCACGCCGGTGGAGGGCGGGGTGCGGATCGACGAACAGGCCGAGCTGCCCGAGGAGTTCGACGACGTCGCGCGGGTCGGCTCGGTCTTCGAGACGGTCGCGGGGCTGGACCTGCTGGAGTGGTTCGGGCAGGGCCCCTGGGAGTCGTACCCGGACCGCAGCGGTGGCGCGCCGGTGGGCCATCACTCGGTCCCCGTCGACGAGTTGTTCACGCCGTACCTGCGTCCGCAGGAGAGCGGGGGCCGGCACGGGGTGCGGCGCTTCACGCTCTCGGCGCCGGACGCCACCGGCCTCGCCGTCACGCTGGACGAGCCGCGCCAGGTCTCCGTCACGCGGTACCGCGCCGAGGACCTGACCGCCGTCTCCCACCATGACGAACTCGTCCCGCGCGCCGGCTGCGTGGTGCACCTCGACGCGGCGCACCGCGGCCTCGGCACGGCATCGTGCGGGCCCGACACCTTCCCCTCCTACCTCGTCGCACCGGGCGTCCACCGCTGGAGCTGGACCCTGCGCGTTCTTTAG
- a CDS encoding ABC transporter substrate-binding protein codes for MRLSRRGLLRASLAGSAVTALGGLASGCAVPTGSTGRNMVLWYWDGGLGDTVVKNAKARYDTSVDLQAIKIGGYYRSKLITTMAGRAHIPDIAGLKGEDMASYLPNADQFVDLRTLGADKYRSQYLPWKWEQGIADDGTMIGFPIDCGPVGHFYQYAVFQKAGLPYEPADVSKELNTWEKFFAAGEQLRKRIPGASLLTDVNSVYDNVVNQGSKRYVDKDRHFIGDQEHVRDAWALAVEAKQRKIVSNLVTGTPDQLSAVEDGKLPSQLGASWATSDLKNGVPKTKGRWRVADMPVRPANNGGSFLSITKACREPEQAFQIISWMLDAGNQAQGFVDAGLFPSTPASYGAAQLREPDPFFGGQVTMDVFGPAAQKIVVAYNSPFDIALGQPIKDEIKNVGVLGKDPKQAWSDAMSKCRRIAKHLGVSY; via the coding sequence GTGCGGCTCTCCCGTAGAGGCCTGCTGCGAGCGAGCCTGGCCGGTTCGGCCGTCACGGCGCTCGGCGGCCTGGCGTCCGGCTGCGCCGTTCCGACCGGTTCGACCGGGCGGAACATGGTCCTGTGGTACTGGGACGGCGGCCTCGGCGACACGGTCGTCAAGAACGCCAAGGCCCGATACGACACCTCCGTCGACCTCCAGGCCATCAAGATCGGCGGTTACTACCGGTCGAAGCTGATCACGACGATGGCCGGCCGCGCCCACATCCCCGACATCGCGGGCCTGAAGGGCGAGGACATGGCGTCCTACCTGCCCAACGCCGACCAGTTCGTGGACCTGCGCACGCTCGGCGCGGACAAGTACAGGTCCCAGTACCTGCCCTGGAAGTGGGAGCAGGGCATCGCCGACGACGGCACGATGATCGGCTTCCCGATCGACTGCGGCCCGGTGGGGCACTTCTACCAGTACGCCGTCTTCCAGAAGGCGGGACTGCCCTACGAGCCCGCCGACGTGTCGAAGGAGCTCAACACCTGGGAGAAGTTCTTCGCGGCGGGCGAGCAGCTCAGAAAGCGGATCCCGGGTGCCTCGCTGCTCACCGACGTCAACAGCGTCTACGACAACGTGGTGAACCAGGGCAGCAAGCGTTACGTCGACAAGGACCGCCACTTCATCGGCGACCAGGAACATGTGCGCGACGCCTGGGCGCTCGCCGTCGAGGCGAAACAGCGCAAGATCGTGTCGAACCTGGTCACCGGCACCCCGGACCAGCTGTCGGCGGTGGAGGACGGCAAGCTGCCGAGCCAGCTGGGCGCCTCCTGGGCCACCAGCGACCTCAAGAACGGTGTGCCGAAGACGAAGGGCCGATGGCGGGTGGCCGACATGCCGGTGCGGCCCGCCAACAACGGCGGCTCGTTCCTGTCGATCACCAAGGCGTGCCGGGAGCCCGAGCAGGCCTTCCAGATCATCAGCTGGATGCTCGACGCGGGCAACCAGGCGCAGGGCTTCGTCGACGCGGGACTCTTCCCCTCCACCCCCGCCTCGTACGGCGCGGCGCAGCTGCGCGAGCCCGACCCCTTCTTCGGCGGCCAGGTCACGATGGATGTCTTCGGGCCCGCCGCGCAGAAGATCGTCGTCGCCTACAACAGCCCGTTCGACATCGCGCTCGGGCAGCCCATCAAGGACGAGATCAAGAACGTCGGCGTCCTCGGCAAGGACCCGAAGCAGGCCTGGAGTGACGCCATGAGCAAATGCCGGCGGATCGCGAAGCACCTGGGGGTGAGCTACTGA
- a CDS encoding DeoR/GlpR family DNA-binding transcription regulator, with protein sequence MLAERRHQLILRALRSGGPAAVTDLSEQLGVSPATIRRDLVKLEEDGLLTRVHGGAVAEEGDQPFAEVAEVRVAEKDTIAAHAAAMVADGQSVLLDIGTTAYRLARQLHGRRLTVITSNLVVYEELADDEGIELVLLGGMVRREYRSLVGFLTEDNLRQLHADWLFLGTSGVRPAGQVMDTTVVEVPVKRAMIKAGDKVVLLADSAKFPGTGMAKVCGPEDLDVVVTDTPVDPVTRSSLEEAGVEVVVAGKVRG encoded by the coding sequence GTGCTGGCAGAACGACGACATCAACTCATCCTGCGGGCCCTGCGCTCAGGCGGTCCCGCGGCCGTGACCGATCTCTCCGAGCAGCTGGGTGTGAGCCCCGCCACGATCAGGCGTGACCTGGTCAAACTCGAGGAGGACGGCCTGCTCACCCGGGTGCACGGCGGCGCCGTAGCGGAGGAGGGTGACCAGCCCTTCGCCGAGGTGGCCGAGGTGCGCGTGGCCGAGAAGGACACGATAGCCGCGCACGCCGCGGCGATGGTCGCGGACGGCCAGTCGGTGCTCCTCGACATCGGCACCACCGCCTACCGCCTGGCCCGCCAGCTGCACGGCCGCCGCCTGACGGTGATCACCTCCAACCTGGTGGTCTACGAGGAGCTCGCCGACGACGAGGGCATCGAACTGGTGCTGCTCGGCGGCATGGTCCGCCGCGAGTACCGCTCCCTGGTCGGCTTCCTCACCGAGGACAATCTGCGCCAGCTGCACGCCGACTGGCTCTTCCTCGGCACCAGTGGAGTGCGCCCGGCCGGGCAGGTGATGGACACGACGGTCGTCGAGGTGCCGGTGAAACGGGCCATGATCAAGGCCGGTGACAAGGTCGTCCTGCTCGCCGACTCGGCGAAGTTCCCGGGTACGGGCATGGCGAAGGTCTGCGGTCCCGAGGACCTGGACGTGGTGGTGACGGACACGCCGGTCGACCCGGTGACCCGGTCCTCCTTGGAGGAGGCGGGCGTAGAGGTGGTCGTGGCAGGAAAGGTGCGAGGGTGA
- a CDS encoding 6-phospho-beta-glucosidase, producing MKLTILGGGGFRVPLVYGALLTDRAEGRVTEVVLHDLDDSRLYAVAKVLEEQAARVPDAPKVTATTDLDEALRGADFVFSAIRVGGLEGRAHDERVALAEGVLGQETVGAGGIAYGLRTVPVAVDIARRVARLAPDAWVINFTNPAGLVTEAMSRHLGDRVIGICDSPVGLGRRIARVLGADPKEAWIDYVGLNHLGWVRGLRVAGRDELPRLLADPDLLGSFEEGKLFGVDWLRSLGAIPNEYLHYYYFNREAVRAYQQAEKTRGAFLADQQARFYEEMKRPDAAALTTWDRTRAEREATYMAENRETAGAGERDADDLSGGYEKVALALMRAIARDERTTLILNVRNQGTLSVLDTDAVIEVPCLVDANGAHPVAVAPLPEHATGLVCAVKGVEREVLAAAESGSRTTAVKAFALHPLVDSVNVARRLVEGYTDVHPGLAYLK from the coding sequence GTGAAACTGACGATTCTGGGCGGCGGCGGGTTCCGGGTGCCGCTCGTGTACGGGGCGCTGCTGACGGACCGCGCCGAGGGGCGGGTTACGGAGGTCGTCCTGCACGATCTGGACGACAGCAGGCTGTATGCGGTCGCCAAGGTGCTGGAGGAGCAGGCGGCCCGCGTCCCCGACGCCCCGAAGGTGACCGCCACCACCGACCTCGACGAGGCGCTGCGCGGCGCCGACTTCGTCTTCTCCGCGATTCGCGTCGGCGGCCTCGAAGGCCGCGCCCACGACGAGCGGGTGGCTCTCGCCGAGGGTGTCCTCGGCCAGGAGACGGTCGGCGCCGGCGGCATCGCCTACGGCCTGCGCACGGTCCCCGTCGCCGTCGACATCGCCCGGCGGGTGGCCCGCCTGGCCCCCGACGCCTGGGTCATCAACTTCACCAACCCGGCCGGCCTGGTCACCGAGGCCATGTCCCGTCACCTCGGCGACCGCGTCATCGGCATCTGCGACTCCCCGGTCGGCCTCGGCCGCCGGATCGCCCGCGTCCTCGGCGCGGACCCGAAGGAGGCGTGGATCGACTACGTCGGTCTCAACCACCTCGGCTGGGTCCGCGGCCTGCGCGTCGCCGGACGCGACGAACTCCCGCGGCTGCTCGCCGACCCCGACCTGCTCGGCTCCTTCGAGGAGGGCAAGCTCTTCGGCGTCGACTGGCTGCGGTCCCTCGGCGCGATCCCCAACGAGTACCTGCACTACTACTACTTCAACCGGGAAGCCGTCCGCGCCTACCAGCAGGCCGAGAAGACCCGCGGCGCCTTCCTCGCCGACCAGCAGGCCCGCTTCTACGAGGAGATGAAGCGCCCCGACGCGGCGGCCCTGACCACCTGGGACCGCACCCGCGCCGAGCGCGAGGCCACCTACATGGCAGAGAACCGGGAGACGGCCGGCGCCGGCGAACGCGACGCCGACGACCTCTCCGGCGGCTACGAGAAGGTCGCCCTCGCCCTGATGCGGGCCATCGCCCGGGACGAGCGCACGACCCTGATCCTCAACGTCCGCAACCAGGGCACCCTCTCGGTGCTCGACACCGACGCCGTCATCGAGGTGCCCTGCCTCGTCGACGCCAACGGCGCGCACCCGGTCGCCGTGGCCCCGCTGCCCGAGCACGCCACCGGCCTGGTCTGCGCGGTGAAGGGCGTCGAGCGCGAGGTGCTCGCCGCTGCCGAGTCCGGCTCCCGCACGACGGCCGTGAAGGCGTTCGCGCTGCACCCGCTGGTGGACTCGGTGAACGTGGCCCGCCGGCTGGTCGAGGGCTACACCGACGTCCACCCCGGGCTGGCGTACCTTAAGTAG
- a CDS encoding carbohydrate kinase family protein produces MDDDRPEVLLTGLLFYDLVLTGLGKPPTPGEEIWTAGMGCGPGGIANLAVAASRFGLRTSLATVFGDDFYGVHCQEVLAGQEGVDLALSRVADGWHTPVTVALAHGHDRALVTHGQEPPYSQDQLMGDPPEARTALVHLEAEPRAWLAKAAAGGTQIYADVGWDPTQQWSTDLLEQLALCHAFLPNETEAMAYTRTDSAVAALGTLAELVPVAVVTRGAEGALAVDQTTGEYAGVPALAVDVLDATGAGDVFGASFVAASLGGWPLEERLLFAVLSAGLSVQHHGGALAAPGWYGIDRWWRSVTDPELKRTYGFLADRIPADVGPAVHYAPVTPPVRL; encoded by the coding sequence GTGGACGACGACCGGCCCGAGGTGCTGCTCACCGGGCTGCTCTTCTACGACCTCGTCCTCACGGGGCTCGGCAAGCCGCCGACGCCCGGCGAGGAGATCTGGACGGCGGGCATGGGCTGCGGCCCCGGCGGCATCGCCAACCTCGCGGTCGCCGCGTCCCGCTTCGGCCTGCGCACCTCGCTGGCCACGGTCTTCGGCGACGACTTCTACGGCGTCCACTGCCAGGAGGTCCTCGCCGGGCAGGAGGGCGTCGACCTTGCCCTGTCCCGCGTGGCGGACGGCTGGCACACCCCCGTGACCGTCGCCCTCGCGCACGGCCACGACCGGGCGCTGGTCACCCACGGCCAGGAGCCGCCGTACTCGCAGGACCAGCTGATGGGCGACCCGCCCGAGGCGCGCACGGCCCTCGTGCACCTGGAGGCCGAACCGCGCGCCTGGCTCGCCAAGGCGGCCGCGGGCGGCACGCAGATCTACGCCGACGTCGGCTGGGACCCCACCCAGCAGTGGTCCACCGACCTCCTCGAGCAGCTCGCCCTGTGCCACGCCTTCCTCCCCAACGAGACCGAGGCGATGGCGTACACCCGCACCGACAGCGCGGTCGCCGCGCTCGGCACGCTCGCGGAGCTGGTGCCGGTGGCCGTGGTCACCCGGGGCGCCGAGGGCGCCCTCGCGGTCGACCAGACGACCGGGGAGTACGCCGGGGTCCCCGCCCTCGCCGTCGACGTCCTGGACGCGACGGGCGCCGGGGACGTGTTCGGGGCGAGCTTCGTCGCGGCCTCCCTGGGCGGCTGGCCGCTGGAGGAGCGGCTGCTGTTCGCCGTCCTGTCCGCCGGGCTCTCGGTGCAACACCACGGCGGAGCCCTCGCCGCGCCCGGCTGGTACGGCATCGACCGCTGGTGGCGCTCGGTGACCGACCCCGAGCTGAAGCGGACGTACGGCTTCCTCGCCGACCGCATCCCGGCGGACGTGGGTCCGGCCGTGCACTACGCGCCGGTCACCCCGCCCGTCCGGCTCTGA